A genome region from Glutamicibacter arilaitensis Re117 includes the following:
- a CDS encoding adenine phosphoribosyltransferase: MVAVTTSESISDLLDRLCEIVPDYPQPGISFKDLTPVFADASGLRRMVDALIAPFEGQFDIVAGLEARGFVLAAAAAYASGKGMLTIRKAGKLPREVYRDEYTLEYGTGCLEVHKDEIAPGTRVLILDDVLATGGTVSSSVRLLEQTGAKIAGVGVVLELDGLNGRDKLPGQNVVSLQVVHS; the protein is encoded by the coding sequence TTGGTAGCCGTGACTACTTCTGAGAGCATTAGCGACCTGCTGGACCGACTGTGCGAGATCGTTCCCGACTACCCGCAGCCGGGCATCTCCTTCAAGGACCTCACTCCGGTCTTTGCCGACGCGAGTGGCCTGCGCCGCATGGTCGACGCACTGATCGCTCCCTTCGAAGGGCAGTTCGACATTGTCGCTGGCCTCGAAGCGCGCGGCTTCGTGCTGGCTGCCGCCGCGGCTTACGCCTCGGGCAAGGGCATGCTGACCATCCGCAAGGCCGGCAAGCTGCCGCGCGAGGTCTACCGCGACGAGTACACCCTGGAATACGGCACCGGCTGCCTTGAAGTGCATAAGGACGAGATCGCCCCGGGCACCCGCGTGCTGATCCTGGACGATGTGCTGGCCACAGGCGGTACCGTCAGCTCCTCGGTGCGCCTGCTGGAGCAGACCGGCGCCAAGATCGCCGGCGTCGGCGTGGTGCTGGAACTTGATGGCCTGAACGGCCGGGACAAGCTGCCAGGGCAGAACGTCGTGTCGCTGCAGGTCGTCCACTCCTAA
- a CDS encoding HelD family protein yields MTDTIQADLLAESDYVGRLYARLDELRAEKVRQLERTRAQGAIGTFQNMSERDSFATLYEDRIAQLDAVEDRLVFGRLDMAGNGQEQAEDPGTGSSPRYIGRIGLSDDELNRMMIDWRASEAAPFYQATALNPRGVRRRRHLMLSGRTVAGIEDDVLDETWLDEGHTHHGEGALMAALREKRTGRMGDIVGTIQAEQDAIIRAGLPGAVVVQGGPGTGKTAVALHRAAFLLYEYRERLKNAGVLIVGPSNSFMRYIERVLPSLGETGVVMSSVGELYHGLHAVPETNRTVARLKGQLSMAKVIANAVRNRQRLIPETRTVVVEGTRLSLTPKMVKNARERARHTHKPYNEARETFVKVLVGDLAEQLRRKLEESAGQSSTTDRSYLPQEVRESHDVRVALNLCWMPMTPQQLVAELFATPHLLAAAAPHLKEKDRDALYRRANSPFTEADVPLLDEAAQLLGEFADPLAGAHTAQYEADVENAKAALLNMHTMLENAGIDGVVTAEQVAGVNQETAARLTAAERAVSDRTWAYGHIVVDEAQELSPMQWRLLVRRCPMKSFTIVGDIAQTSAASGASSWSQALEPFFGDRFELEELTVNYRTPAQIADAAVRVAQAAGLRITTPQAVREGDWPPVLTKTTEAQVEATLLDALAQELEYSAGGLQAVIVPQQDLHRVRAAVTAVHGDRVGTGSGGLSQDIVVITARESKGLEFDGVLILEPAELVDEVDGGVGDLYVAMTRTTQRLHVVHTRQLPEGLEQ; encoded by the coding sequence TTGACCGATACGATCCAGGCCGATCTGTTAGCTGAATCCGATTATGTGGGCCGGCTGTACGCACGGCTTGATGAGCTGCGCGCCGAAAAGGTGCGGCAGCTCGAACGTACCCGGGCACAGGGTGCCATCGGCACCTTCCAGAACATGTCCGAGCGCGACTCGTTCGCTACCCTCTATGAGGACCGGATCGCCCAGCTCGATGCCGTCGAGGACCGCCTGGTCTTCGGCCGCCTGGACATGGCCGGCAACGGCCAGGAGCAGGCCGAAGATCCTGGAACCGGCAGCTCCCCGCGCTACATCGGGCGCATCGGGCTCTCGGATGACGAGCTGAACCGGATGATGATCGACTGGCGCGCCTCAGAGGCTGCTCCGTTCTACCAGGCCACCGCGCTGAATCCGCGCGGGGTGCGCCGACGCCGCCACCTGATGCTCTCCGGACGCACCGTGGCCGGCATCGAAGACGACGTGCTCGATGAAACCTGGCTCGATGAGGGCCACACCCACCACGGCGAAGGCGCGCTGATGGCGGCCCTGCGTGAGAAGCGCACCGGCCGCATGGGCGACATCGTGGGCACCATCCAGGCCGAGCAGGACGCGATCATCCGTGCCGGTCTGCCCGGCGCCGTGGTCGTCCAGGGCGGTCCGGGCACCGGCAAGACCGCCGTTGCGCTGCACCGCGCGGCCTTCCTGCTTTACGAATACCGCGAACGGCTGAAGAACGCCGGCGTGCTGATCGTGGGCCCGTCGAACTCCTTCATGCGCTACATCGAGCGCGTGCTGCCGTCGCTGGGTGAAACCGGCGTGGTCATGTCCTCGGTGGGCGAGCTGTACCACGGGCTGCATGCCGTGCCGGAAACCAACCGCACCGTGGCACGCCTCAAGGGCCAGCTGTCCATGGCCAAGGTGATCGCCAATGCCGTGCGCAACCGCCAGCGGCTGATTCCGGAAACCCGCACTGTGGTGGTGGAGGGAACCCGCCTGTCGCTGACCCCGAAAATGGTCAAGAATGCGCGCGAACGGGCCCGCCACACCCACAAGCCCTACAACGAGGCCCGCGAGACCTTCGTGAAGGTGCTGGTGGGGGACCTGGCTGAACAGCTGCGCCGCAAGCTGGAGGAATCGGCCGGGCAGTCCTCGACCACCGACCGCTCCTACCTGCCGCAGGAAGTACGCGAGTCCCACGACGTGCGCGTGGCGCTGAACCTGTGCTGGATGCCGATGACCCCGCAGCAGCTGGTTGCCGAGCTCTTCGCCACCCCGCACCTTTTGGCCGCCGCGGCCCCGCATCTGAAGGAAAAGGACCGCGACGCCCTGTACCGCCGGGCCAACTCGCCGTTCACCGAGGCCGATGTGCCGCTGCTTGATGAGGCCGCGCAGCTGCTGGGCGAATTTGCCGACCCGCTGGCCGGGGCGCACACCGCCCAGTACGAAGCCGACGTGGAAAACGCGAAGGCCGCGCTGCTCAATATGCACACCATGCTGGAAAACGCCGGCATCGACGGGGTAGTGACCGCAGAACAGGTCGCCGGAGTGAACCAGGAGACCGCGGCGCGTTTGACCGCGGCCGAACGTGCTGTTTCGGATCGTACCTGGGCCTACGGGCACATCGTCGTCGATGAAGCCCAGGAGCTCTCGCCGATGCAGTGGCGCCTGCTGGTGCGCCGCTGCCCGATGAAGTCCTTCACCATCGTGGGCGATATCGCGCAGACCTCGGCCGCTTCGGGGGCCAGCAGCTGGTCCCAGGCCCTGGAACCGTTCTTCGGCGACCGCTTCGAGCTTGAAGAGCTGACGGTCAACTACCGCACCCCGGCACAGATCGCCGACGCGGCAGTGCGCGTTGCCCAGGCCGCTGGCCTGCGCATCACCACCCCGCAAGCGGTGCGCGAAGGCGACTGGCCACCGGTCCTGACCAAGACCACCGAAGCGCAGGTTGAGGCGACCTTGCTCGACGCCTTGGCCCAGGAGCTGGAGTACTCGGCCGGGGGGCTGCAGGCGGTCATCGTTCCGCAGCAGGACCTGCACCGGGTGCGTGCCGCGGTCACCGCAGTGCATGGGGATCGGGTGGGTACCGGTTCGGGCGGACTGAGCCAGGACATCGTGGTGATCACCGCCCGCGAATCCAAGGGTCTGGAGTTCGACGGCGTGCTGATCCTGGAGCCGGCAGAGCTGGTGGACGAGGTCGATGGCGGTGTAGGCGATCTGTACGTGGCGATGACCCGTACTACCCAGCGCCTGCACGTGGTCCACACCCGCCAGCTTCCCGAAGGCTTGGAGCAGTAG